A single region of the Anguilla rostrata isolate EN2019 chromosome 11, ASM1855537v3, whole genome shotgun sequence genome encodes:
- the clcn6 gene encoding H(+)/Cl(-) exchange transporter 6 codes for MACCGSCLCCQCCCREGETRTPEELAILGETHDEEDEILPRKDYESLDYDRCINDPYVEVLEGMNNKKAKKYEAVKWMLVFAIGVTIGLVGLFVDFFVRLFTQLKFKVVEKSVTECTEKGCLALSLLELLAFNMTFVFIASVLVLIEVRRAKCNTSQTACSLRRRTPPVPEGLLQGVQYTGDGIPGLFVGKEGPMIHSGAIVGAGLPQFQSITFKRIRFDFPYFRSDRDKRDFVSAGAAAGVAAAFGAPIGGTLFSLEEGSSFWNQALTWKVLFCSMSATFTLNFFRSGINFNKWGSFQLPGLLNFGEFKCPDGDKNCHLWTAVDLAFFVMMGIVGGLLGALFNCINRRLSKYRMRNVHPKARFVRVLESLLVSMVTTLVIFLASMTLGECRDLFTPTTNNTTTLVSVSEDVNSTIKHFFCPNKTYNDMATLFFNPQEVAIHQLFHQDGTFSPVTLTIFFVLYFLLACWTYGVSVPSGLFVPCLLCGAAFGRLVANVLKVNIGIDIYSGTFALIGAAAFLGGTVRMTISLTVILIESTNEITYGLPIMITLMVAKWTGDFFNMGIYDIHILLKGVPLLEWETEVEMDKLTASDIMEPNLTYVYPHTRIQSLVSILRTTVYHAFPVVTENRENEKEFMKGNILVSNNIRFKKTNVLTRAGEQRRRCQSMKSYPSSELRNVCDEQQAVAAPSEERQDILQQMLERRHEPYPNLYPDQSPSEEWTMEERFRPLTFHGLILRSQLVNLLIRGVCYAENQSSATQPRLSYAEMTEDYPRFPDIHDLDLALLNPRMIVDVTPYMNPSPYTVSPNTHVSQVFNLFRTMGLRHLPVVNAVGEIVGIITRHNLTHEFLLAKLRQHYITI; via the exons GCAATTCTAGGAGAAACCCATGACGAGGAAGATGAAATTCTGCCAAGGAAAGATTATGAG AGCCTGGACTACGATAGGTGCATCAATGATCCATATGTTGAGGTTCTGGAGGGAATGAATAATAAG AAAGCCAAAAAATATGAAGCTGTAAAGTGGATGCTTGTTTTTGCCATAGGAGTAACTATTGGTTTG GTTGGTCTTTTCGTGGATTTTTTCGTCCGACTCTTCACCCAACTGAAGTTTAAGGTGGTGGAAAAAT CTGTGACAGAGTGCACCGAGAAGGGTTGCCTCGCTCTGTCGCTGCTCGAGCTCCTCGCCTTCAACATGACCTTCGTCTTCATCGCCAGTGTTTTAGTTCTCATCGAGGTAAGACGAGCGAAATGTAATACCAGCCAAACGGCATGCA GCCTGCGGAGGCGCACACCGCCAGTGCCAGAAGGCttactgcagggggtccagtACACAGGGGATG GTATCCCAGGTCTGTTCGTGGGGAAGGAGGGGCCTATGATCCATAGCGGAGCCATTGTGGGAGCCGGCCTCCCTCAG TTCCAGAGCATTACCTTTAAGAGAATCCGCTTCGACTTCCCCTATTTCCGCAGTGACCG GGACAAAAGGGACTTTGTTTCAGCGGGAGCCGCAGCGGGTGTGGCTGCAGCTTTCGGGGCTCCCATCGGGGGTACCCTCTTCAGCCTGGAGGAGGGCTCCTCTTTCTGGAACCAGGCGCTCACATGGAAAGTG ctgtTCTGCTCCATGTCAGCGACCTTCACCCTCAACTTCTTCCGCTCTGGGATCAACTTCAACAAGTGGGGCTCCTTCCAGCTGCCTGGCTTGCTCAACTTTGGAGAGTTTAAG TGTCCAGACGGGGATAAGAACTGCCACCTGTGGACTGCAGTGGACCTGGCCTTCTTTGTGATGATGGGCATCGTGGGGGGGCTCCTGGGTGCTCTCTTCAACTGCATCAACAGAAGGCTGTCCAAGTACCGCATGAGGAACGTGCACCCCAAAGCCCGCTTTGTCAG GGTATTGGAGAGCCTGCTGGTCTCCATGGTGACCACGTTGGTGATATTCCTGGCCTCCATGACGCTTGGAGAGTGCCGGGACCTGttcacccccaccaccaacaacaccaCCACACTG GTGTCGGTCTCTGAGGATGTGAACTCCACCATAAAGCACTTCTTCTGTCCCAATAAGACCTACAACGACATGGCAACTCTGTTCTTTAACCCCCAGGAAGTGGCCATACACCAGCTGTTTCATCAGGATG GAACCTTCAGCCCGGTCACTCTCACCATATTCTTTGTGCTGTACTTCCTGCTGGCCTGCTGGACGTACGGCGTCTCGGTGCCCAGCGGCCTCTTCGtcccctgcctgctctgtgGCGCCGCCTTCGGGCGCCTGGTGGCCAACGTCCTCAAAGT AAACATTGGGATTGACATTTATTCCGGGACCTTCGCTCTGATTGGTGCAGCCGCCTTCCTCGGAGGCACCGTCCGCATGACCATCAGCCTAACTGTCATTCTCATCGAATCGACCAATGAGATCACATACGGGCTGCCCATTATGATAACCCTCATG GTGGCCAAGTGGACGGGCGATTTCTTCAACATGGGCATCTACGACATCCACATCCTTCTGAAGGGTGTTCCGCTGCTGGAGTGGGAGACCGAGGTGGAGATGGACAA ACTGACGGCCAGCGATATCATGGAGCCCAACCTGACGTACGTGTACCCCCACACTCGCATACAGTCTCTGGTGAGCATCCTGAGGACCACCGTGTACCACGCCTTCCCCGTGGTGACCGAGAACCGGGAGAACGAGAAGGAGTTCATGAAGGGCAACATCCTGGTCAGCAACAACATCCGCTTCAAG AAGACCAACGTCCTGACGCGGGCAGGAGAGCAGCGTCGGCGCTGCCAGTCCATGAAGTCGTACCCGTCCAGCGAGCTGCGCAACGTGTGCGACGAGCAGCAGGCCGTGGCCGCGCCCAGCGAGGAGCGCCAGGACATCCTGCAGCAGATGCTGGAGCGCAG GCATGAGCCCTACCCGAACCTGTACCCGGACCAGTCCCCCAGTGAGgagtggaccatggaggagcgCTTCCGACCGCTCACCTTCCACGGCCTCATCCTGCGCTCGCAGCTGGTCAACCTGCTCATCCGCGGCGTGTGCTACGCGGAGAACCAGTCG AGTGCCACTCAGCCCCGGCTGTCCTACGCTGAGATGACGGAGGACTATCCCCGCTTCCCAGACATCCATGACCTGGACCTGGCCCTGCTCAATCCACGCATGATCGTA GATGTGACCCCATACATGAACCCGAGCCCCTACACGGTCTCTCCGAACACGCACGTGTCCCAGGTGTTCAACCTGTTCAGGACCATGGGTTTACGGCACCTGCCTGTGGTCAACGCCGTGGGAGAG ATCGTGGGAATAATCACCAGACACAACCTGACCCACGAGTTCCTGCTGGCCAAACTCCGGCAGCACTACATCACCATATGA